In Burkholderia gladioli, a genomic segment contains:
- a CDS encoding beta-glucosidase family protein, whose product MKSLLKVQMHSGRPLTWVTSVAAAAMVVACGGNVSDGNTASGGSTDPDTAADQKAAALVARMTQDEKIQLVHGVGIENLPLGGASYIPGIARLGIPGVSSVDSASGPTIAGATALPSTLALAASWDLQLAYDFGAGIAKEIRALGFGEGLGGGVDLAREPRDGRTFEYMGEDPVLAGTMIAQRSQGTQSQNVIATIKHYAMNDQETNRFSSNSEVDERTMRELHLLSFEIGVKEGAPGNIMCSYNHVNGLRACENPYLLTDVLKKDWGFKGVVQSDWFFAVSDTARAANAGLDEEEAGSTDDAVGTIGVPTYFNQKLKAAVANGSVPQSRLDDMVQRKIRTYYRVGLMDNPPAKGAIDAVAGDALALRTSEQSMVLLKNGTPDGGTSQVLPLSAASVHSIAVIGGHADAGVISGGGSASGPGRAANAVACASPSYKIGNLQAISGCGYWYPSAPLAAIRAKVPNATVTYLDGNDTTAALSAAASADVTIVFATQWESEDMDLKSLSLPDAAADPANQTYDQNALIAAVGARAKRAIVVLESGTAVTMPWIDKVHGVLAAWYPGSQGGSAIANVLFGDVNPSGKLPLTFPVADTDLPQKSISATDLNVVYSEGLQIGYRWFDAQQIQPLFPFGFGLSYTTYSYSGMQTSLDSSGNLTVAFRLTNSGQRAGSEVAQVYAQLPSNTGEPPKRLVGWQKVSLEAGTSQTVTIAIPASRLKIWDVASHSWLLPAGGFTIYVGGSSRDSQALVSQVNVNGSTAH is encoded by the coding sequence ATGAAATCGCTGCTGAAAGTGCAAATGCATTCCGGGCGGCCCCTCACCTGGGTCACGTCGGTCGCTGCGGCGGCAATGGTTGTTGCCTGCGGCGGAAACGTGTCGGATGGCAACACTGCGTCTGGCGGGAGTACTGATCCTGACACGGCTGCAGATCAAAAGGCTGCGGCGCTCGTCGCCCGGATGACACAGGACGAAAAAATCCAGCTCGTGCATGGTGTGGGGATCGAAAATCTGCCGCTGGGCGGGGCGAGTTACATCCCAGGGATTGCCCGACTGGGCATTCCGGGGGTAAGCAGCGTCGACTCCGCGAGCGGCCCGACTATTGCCGGAGCAACTGCACTTCCATCGACTCTGGCGCTAGCAGCCAGTTGGGATCTGCAATTGGCGTACGACTTTGGGGCGGGAATCGCGAAGGAGATTCGGGCACTTGGCTTCGGTGAAGGCCTGGGCGGAGGCGTAGATCTGGCGCGCGAGCCCCGAGACGGCCGAACCTTCGAATACATGGGTGAAGATCCCGTCCTTGCTGGAACGATGATCGCACAACGATCCCAGGGCACCCAATCGCAGAACGTCATTGCGACAATCAAGCACTATGCAATGAATGATCAGGAGACGAACCGGTTTTCCTCCAACTCGGAGGTCGACGAACGCACGATGCGCGAATTGCACTTGCTATCCTTCGAAATCGGCGTGAAAGAAGGTGCGCCAGGCAATATCATGTGCTCATACAACCACGTAAATGGTTTGCGCGCATGCGAAAACCCGTATCTGTTAACCGATGTATTAAAGAAGGATTGGGGGTTCAAGGGGGTAGTTCAATCCGACTGGTTCTTCGCTGTCTCGGACACCGCTCGAGCCGCAAATGCGGGGCTTGACGAAGAAGAGGCGGGATCGACAGATGACGCTGTTGGCACGATAGGGGTGCCCACTTATTTCAACCAGAAGCTCAAGGCGGCGGTGGCTAATGGTAGCGTGCCCCAGTCCCGCCTGGACGACATGGTTCAGCGCAAGATCCGCACCTATTACAGAGTGGGGCTGATGGACAACCCTCCGGCGAAAGGGGCGATCGATGCGGTAGCGGGAGACGCGCTGGCGCTTAGGACGTCAGAGCAGTCAATGGTATTGCTGAAGAATGGGACACCAGACGGAGGCACTTCTCAGGTATTACCTCTGTCCGCGGCTAGCGTGCACTCGATCGCAGTTATTGGCGGGCATGCCGACGCAGGGGTCATTTCTGGCGGCGGGTCGGCTAGTGGGCCGGGCCGTGCGGCGAATGCCGTCGCCTGTGCGAGCCCGTCATACAAAATCGGTAACCTTCAGGCGATTTCAGGCTGCGGGTACTGGTATCCGTCGGCGCCGCTTGCAGCGATTCGTGCGAAGGTGCCGAATGCGACGGTCACCTACCTTGACGGCAACGACACGACAGCGGCACTAAGTGCGGCTGCCAGCGCGGACGTGACGATCGTCTTTGCGACGCAGTGGGAAAGCGAGGACATGGATCTCAAGAGCCTGTCTCTACCCGATGCGGCTGCAGATCCGGCGAACCAGACCTACGATCAAAATGCGTTGATCGCAGCAGTCGGGGCTCGGGCAAAACGCGCGATCGTTGTGTTGGAGAGCGGGACTGCGGTGACGATGCCGTGGATCGATAAAGTCCACGGGGTTCTGGCCGCCTGGTATCCGGGATCGCAAGGCGGGTCTGCGATTGCAAACGTGCTGTTTGGCGACGTCAATCCGTCCGGGAAACTTCCCTTGACATTCCCCGTTGCCGACACTGATCTGCCGCAGAAGAGTATTTCGGCGACCGACTTGAATGTCGTGTATTCGGAAGGCCTGCAGATTGGATACAGATGGTTTGATGCGCAGCAGATCCAGCCGCTTTTTCCTTTCGGTTTCGGTCTGTCGTACACGACATACTCGTACTCTGGAATGCAGACGTCACTGGACAGCTCGGGCAACCTTACTGTCGCTTTCCGGCTGACAAATTCGGGGCAGCGTGCTGGCTCCGAGGTCGCTCAGGTCTATGCACAGTTGCCTTCGAACACTGGCGAGCCGCCGAAGCGCCTGGTCGGCTGGCAAAAGGTGTCGCTGGAAGCGGGGACTAGCCAGACTGTCACCATCGCAATTCCCGCAAGTCGCCTGAAGATTTGGGACGTTGCCAGCCACTCGTGGCTACTGCCGGCGGGAGGCTTTACCATCTACGTTGGAGGATCGTCTCGTGACAGCCAGGCGCTTGTCAGCCAGGTGAACGTGAACGGCAGCACAGCGCATTGA
- a CDS encoding porin yields MKARLLFCTTMYLAISGVACAQSSVTLSGLLGTGIAYSSNSGKGGAQYQMNGTHAVPFWSLSGREELDSDSTALFRLAQYAFLNNGGSSPLESYLGLKSIRLGTITLGLQYDLLTDMLPYTSERWTSLLATHPGNLDRTVGTALPNLIKYKSPVFGGALQFGAQYGFGQQGSTTNTGRTVGAEASFTSGSFQSLLVWQSVDGVPYAPYTRLGVSQLYGINFAANPTRTVSQNQNTATVGVAYSSETVRVMGNYSYTHLTAAGQSETAQTVDVGAYKYITTQMRIGGGYSYTKLDTYKWNQVHAHVDYALSKRTSLYALSVLQLAGSGQLAVLRNQAPASTSRQIVFEVGMTHLF; encoded by the coding sequence ATGAAAGCAAGACTGTTGTTTTGCACTACTATGTATCTGGCGATTTCAGGTGTCGCATGTGCACAATCAAGTGTGACTCTTTCCGGTCTACTCGGAACGGGGATTGCGTACAGTTCAAATTCAGGAAAAGGCGGCGCGCAATATCAGATGAATGGGACTCACGCCGTTCCATTCTGGTCCCTGTCGGGGAGGGAAGAACTAGACTCGGACTCGACTGCGCTGTTTCGCCTGGCCCAGTATGCATTTCTTAATAATGGCGGTAGCTCTCCGCTTGAAAGCTACCTCGGTTTGAAGTCGATCCGGCTTGGAACAATCACGCTGGGCCTGCAATACGATCTGCTCACGGATATGCTTCCATACACATCAGAGCGCTGGACTTCGCTACTCGCCACTCATCCCGGCAATCTGGATCGTACTGTGGGCACTGCGCTTCCCAATCTGATCAAGTACAAATCGCCGGTTTTCGGCGGAGCCCTTCAGTTTGGCGCCCAGTACGGGTTCGGGCAGCAGGGTTCGACAACCAACACGGGACGTACGGTGGGGGCCGAGGCCAGTTTCACGAGTGGTTCGTTCCAGTCGTTGCTGGTATGGCAGTCGGTCGATGGCGTGCCGTACGCGCCTTATACGAGGCTGGGCGTGAGCCAGTTGTACGGCATTAACTTCGCTGCAAACCCTACGCGAACTGTCAGTCAGAACCAGAACACGGCGACAGTCGGCGTGGCCTACTCGAGCGAAACCGTGCGGGTTATGGGCAACTACAGCTACACGCACCTGACGGCCGCCGGCCAATCCGAAACGGCGCAGACTGTCGATGTTGGCGCCTATAAGTACATCACGACGCAAATGCGCATCGGTGGGGGCTATTCATACACAAAGCTGGATACATATAAATGGAACCAGGTTCACGCGCATGTCGACTATGCGCTGTCGAAACGCACGAGCCTCTACGCTCTCAGTGTGCTGCAACTTGCGGGCAGCGGCCAATTGGCGGTGTTGCGCAATCAGGCACCGGCGTCGACGTCGCGGCAGATTGTATTCGAGGTCGGGATGACACACCTTTTCTGA
- a CDS encoding TetR/AcrR family transcriptional regulator yields MPIDNRKGPYSRRQPQQARSRATVDAILVATVQVLLADGLPRLTTVRVAERAGVSVGTLYQYFPQKRELLFAVLKQRFERVASAIEDAAASAHNAHLPTMVKTVVAASLKTKAENLEEARALYAIALELDSRGYAREVEARHHAAIEAMLETAPDVHFVDIAATTSMFMGALMGPIRLLLEGALPQPMISKLSDHLESLCLGYLEGESVRGGST; encoded by the coding sequence ATGCCGATTGATAACAGAAAGGGGCCATACTCCCGCAGGCAGCCGCAACAGGCCCGTTCCCGCGCCACCGTAGATGCCATTCTCGTTGCCACTGTTCAGGTTTTGCTGGCTGATGGGTTGCCGCGACTTACGACTGTCCGGGTGGCCGAGAGAGCAGGGGTATCGGTCGGCACGCTTTATCAGTATTTTCCTCAGAAGCGGGAACTCCTTTTCGCCGTGCTTAAGCAACGATTCGAACGAGTCGCGAGTGCGATTGAGGATGCGGCGGCGTCCGCACATAACGCGCATTTGCCGACGATGGTGAAGACAGTTGTCGCAGCATCCCTGAAGACAAAGGCGGAAAACCTCGAGGAAGCACGCGCCCTGTACGCGATCGCCCTCGAACTGGACTCGCGCGGCTATGCTCGAGAAGTGGAAGCTCGCCATCATGCTGCAATAGAAGCAATGCTGGAGACAGCTCCAGACGTGCATTTCGTTGACATTGCCGCTACCACTTCGATGTTCATGGGCGCATTGATGGGCCCGATTCGCCTGCTCCTTGAAGGGGCGTTGCCGCAACCAATGATCTCGAAGCTCAGTGATCATCTGGAGTCACTGTGTCTTGGGTATCTCGAAGGAGAGTCTGTCAGAGGGGGCTCAACCTGA
- the istB gene encoding IS21-like element helper ATPase IstB — protein sequence MNIAHERVAQLCAQLKLTTIADALPHLAQKAIADEVNLTEFLESVLKAEHTARLVRQRATFARLAGFPTIKTLDGFDFAAASGVPRSQVQELASLTFLERNENVVLLGPSGTGKTHIAMALGYAATQAGIKVRFITAADLLMILTTAHRQNQLGDALKRFVNPYRLLIIDEIGYLPMSREQANLFFQVIAKRYERGSLIVTSNLPFGQWDQTFADDATLTAAMLDRLLHHAHVVAIQGESYRLRDKRRAGLVMKRSTTTKENAASGMRSAPQ from the coding sequence ATGAACATCGCACACGAACGAGTGGCGCAGCTATGCGCCCAGCTGAAGCTCACGACCATCGCGGACGCGTTGCCACACCTGGCGCAAAAGGCGATCGCCGACGAGGTGAACCTGACCGAGTTTCTCGAATCGGTACTAAAGGCCGAGCACACAGCGCGGCTCGTCAGACAGCGGGCGACGTTTGCACGCCTGGCAGGCTTCCCGACGATCAAGACCCTCGACGGCTTCGACTTCGCAGCAGCCAGCGGTGTGCCCAGATCTCAGGTCCAGGAGCTGGCAAGTCTGACGTTTCTGGAGCGAAACGAGAACGTCGTATTACTCGGACCGAGTGGCACAGGCAAAACGCACATTGCAATGGCACTTGGTTATGCAGCAACGCAAGCTGGGATCAAGGTGCGCTTCATCACCGCAGCGGACCTGCTGATGATACTGACCACGGCACATCGACAGAATCAGCTGGGAGACGCGCTAAAACGATTCGTCAACCCGTACAGGCTGTTGATCATCGATGAGATCGGATACCTGCCGATGAGCCGTGAGCAGGCCAACCTGTTCTTCCAGGTGATCGCCAAACGATACGAGCGTGGCAGTCTGATCGTGACCAGCAACCTTCCGTTCGGGCAGTGGGACCAGACGTTCGCCGATGACGCAACGCTCACTGCTGCCATGCTCGACCGGCTATTGCATCACGCTCACGTCGTGGCAATCCAGGGCGAGAGCTATCGACTACGCGACAAGCGGCGCGCCGGACTGGTTATGAAGAGATCGACTACAACAAAGGAGAACGCCGCCAGCGGAATGCGGTCGGCACCGCAATAA
- a CDS encoding MFS transporter, protein MEENHDRRPVARQWVLVACLTAVSMLAQIDKNILVLMAGPIQRDFSASDVQISLLIGAAFAVSNIVVGLPAGWLADRLNRRTIIALGVGVWSLAVASNALASAFVALLVARIIVGGAEALIPPSSYSLIRDGVDERRRARALSVYTMSLMLGTGLSLVLGGPLVGAIQLSGIRSMPFIGAVSPWQITLFLVGVVGLPMSLLIFLAREPGRQQESGSTTGRSLAGVARYLALNRAIFLPLFIFAVFNAMITFGLGSWMPTMTARRFHLGLREIGLMQGSLLLTMGPLGLWLAGMAMDLKGKRSLSGVALVGVFVTIAVTVLTVMMCLIGSVTAFWIVDAMVVLFSWTFMAVTSTVVAKVAPASIVGAVMAIVLVLNGLIGQGSSPTVIALVSQHLFADSADALPRAMASVFAVAGAVALSAAVVLYRHVSRSNVAGDQVALGVHMGDAG, encoded by the coding sequence ATGGAGGAAAACCATGACCGCAGGCCCGTTGCGCGGCAGTGGGTGCTGGTCGCATGCCTGACCGCGGTGAGTATGCTGGCCCAGATAGACAAGAACATTCTTGTGCTGATGGCGGGGCCAATCCAACGGGACTTCAGTGCGAGCGACGTCCAGATCAGCCTTCTGATCGGCGCGGCGTTTGCCGTCTCCAACATCGTGGTGGGTCTGCCCGCAGGCTGGCTGGCGGATCGACTCAACAGGCGTACCATCATCGCCCTGGGCGTGGGGGTCTGGTCGCTCGCGGTTGCTTCCAATGCGCTTGCGTCGGCATTCGTAGCGCTTCTCGTGGCGCGAATCATCGTCGGAGGCGCGGAGGCATTAATTCCGCCTTCTTCCTACTCGCTGATCCGCGACGGCGTCGATGAACGCCGGAGGGCGCGCGCGCTGTCGGTGTACACGATGTCGTTGATGCTAGGAACGGGTCTGTCGCTCGTGCTGGGCGGCCCGCTTGTAGGCGCCATCCAGTTGTCGGGCATCCGGTCGATGCCATTCATTGGTGCTGTGTCGCCCTGGCAAATTACATTGTTTCTCGTTGGCGTCGTCGGGCTGCCGATGAGTCTGCTGATTTTTCTGGCGAGAGAACCGGGGCGACAGCAGGAGAGCGGCTCGACGACGGGTCGCAGCCTGGCGGGCGTCGCTCGATATCTTGCTTTGAATCGAGCCATCTTCTTGCCGCTATTCATCTTCGCCGTATTCAACGCGATGATTACTTTTGGACTTGGGAGCTGGATGCCGACGATGACCGCACGCCGCTTCCACCTTGGACTGCGTGAAATCGGTCTGATGCAAGGCAGCCTGTTGCTGACGATGGGGCCGCTCGGTCTGTGGCTCGCAGGCATGGCGATGGACCTGAAAGGAAAACGGAGCCTCTCGGGGGTTGCGCTGGTTGGTGTGTTCGTCACTATCGCCGTCACGGTGCTGACTGTCATGATGTGTCTGATCGGTTCAGTAACCGCCTTCTGGATTGTCGATGCGATGGTCGTGCTGTTCTCGTGGACCTTTATGGCTGTCACCTCAACGGTCGTCGCGAAAGTCGCACCTGCATCCATTGTCGGCGCGGTCATGGCTATTGTTCTGGTCCTCAATGGACTGATTGGCCAGGGCAGTTCGCCCACGGTGATCGCGCTCGTTAGCCAGCACCTGTTTGCGGACAGCGCAGACGCATTGCCGCGCGCGATGGCTTCTGTATTTGCCGTCGCCGGCGCGGTCGCGCTCTCGGCCGCCGTCGTGTTGTACCGCCACGTCAGTCGTAGCAATGTTGCCGGTGACCAGGTCGCTCTTGGCGTTCACATGGGCGACGCGGGATGA
- a CDS encoding LysR family transcriptional regulator codes for MRFNKLDLNQLVVLDAILATRSVGRAAERLFLSQPATSCSLARLREYFEDELLVSVGKTQVLTPLASELVKPVREVLLQIQTITRARPTFDPATSTRRFTVESSDYVISVFLSEVVRRAATLAPLMQFDLRAISPQSPEHLEAGEVELLIAPEFNNVAGHPAEILFDDTFSCLVCTDHPAKGSSITADQYFELAHVGVEWGGGRRVTYDARMISTGKRVRRQDVISPTFTLVPELLLGTSRIATLPTRLALQMARRFPLRVIECPIEIPRFAERVQWHKYQEHDPAISWLRDLLRETARSLPVPARFSAD; via the coding sequence ATGCGCTTCAACAAACTGGATCTCAACCAGCTGGTCGTACTCGATGCCATCCTGGCCACGCGTAGTGTGGGACGCGCGGCCGAGCGACTGTTTCTCAGTCAGCCGGCCACGAGTTGCTCCCTCGCCCGTCTGCGTGAGTATTTTGAAGACGAGCTTCTGGTGTCCGTGGGAAAGACCCAGGTTCTGACGCCGCTGGCGAGCGAACTGGTGAAACCGGTTCGCGAAGTTTTGCTGCAGATTCAGACCATCACGCGCGCCAGACCGACGTTCGATCCAGCGACATCGACCCGGCGATTCACGGTGGAATCCTCCGACTACGTGATTAGCGTGTTTCTCTCCGAGGTGGTGAGAAGAGCGGCGACCCTCGCGCCCTTGATGCAGTTTGATCTGAGAGCAATTAGTCCCCAGTCTCCGGAGCACCTCGAGGCAGGCGAGGTCGAGTTGCTTATTGCACCGGAATTCAATAACGTCGCGGGGCATCCGGCCGAGATACTGTTCGACGACACATTTTCATGTCTGGTTTGTACCGACCATCCAGCGAAAGGTAGCTCGATCACCGCAGACCAGTATTTCGAACTGGCACATGTCGGCGTGGAATGGGGCGGCGGCAGGCGAGTGACCTACGATGCACGCATGATCTCCACGGGCAAACGTGTTCGCCGGCAGGATGTGATTTCGCCGACCTTCACGCTGGTACCGGAACTGCTCCTCGGCACGTCGCGAATCGCCACGCTCCCGACGCGATTAGCCCTGCAGATGGCCCGGAGATTCCCACTGCGAGTCATCGAATGTCCGATCGAGATTCCGAGGTTCGCTGAGCGAGTCCAGTGGCACAAGTATCAGGAACACGATCCAGCAATTTCCTGGTTGCGCGATCTGCTGAGGGAAACGGCACGTAGCCTGCCTGTCCCTGCACGGTTCTCTGCAGACTAA
- a CDS encoding beta-galactosidase — MKVGVDYYPEHWDREMWEEDAARMQAAGITIVRLAEFAWSRLEPSEGQFDFAWLDDAIATLGRKGIQIVIGTPTATPPNWLVARFPDVLPLDNKRQPVYPGVRLHRCYNSPSLRRYTEIVVERMTVHYAKNPHVIGWQTDNEMIGNDSHSDGAINGFRLWLQNKYGDLKTLNHEWGTVVWSGEYTEWSQVTTPLGGSPYLNPSYLLDYRRFCSDSVADFNRFQARIIRTNCPGHFITHNLWGYPVVNDYYDLFESMDFASVDYYPSTDLVNDGKSRIYHGALTHDLTRGIKQQNFWVMEQLSGTPGCWHPMSRMPFPGMVRAYAWQSVSRGADAVVQFRWRTARIGAEQFWHGLHDHHGKPGRRFDEFLQFSEEVRRLSPILDGTAVVNDVAMLFSHEQLNALTIQPQSDGFEYLANFKQIHRAFVRLGIGTDVINWTSDFSKYRLVVAPFLFLENPQVVDRLTRYVRAGGTVILTTRSGVKNMKNVCLASELPGALSNVTGVVVEEYDPVGHDVQSLMLNDAVEVTCSQWCDVLVPTSAQTVAAYSTDFFAGRAAITRNSFGQGTAYYVGTILDDAGNRALILGIARAVGLDVVENLPAGVEISVRSGEGRRLMFILNLTKEATTIHLRMDGADSVLTGQRVAPSFVLEPMGVEILEVH; from the coding sequence ATGAAGGTTGGAGTTGATTATTATCCCGAGCACTGGGACCGCGAAATGTGGGAGGAAGATGCCGCTCGCATGCAAGCCGCAGGGATCACAATAGTGCGACTGGCGGAGTTCGCCTGGTCACGACTGGAACCGTCGGAGGGCCAGTTCGATTTTGCATGGCTCGACGATGCTATCGCTACACTTGGCAGAAAAGGCATTCAGATCGTGATCGGCACGCCTACGGCTACACCACCGAACTGGCTGGTGGCCAGATTTCCCGATGTGCTTCCGCTTGATAACAAGCGCCAGCCGGTCTATCCCGGCGTGCGTTTGCATCGTTGCTACAACAGTCCTTCCTTGCGCCGCTACACGGAGATCGTGGTCGAGAGGATGACTGTACATTATGCGAAGAATCCGCATGTGATCGGTTGGCAAACTGATAACGAAATGATTGGCAATGACAGCCATAGTGATGGGGCTATCAATGGCTTCCGGCTTTGGCTACAAAACAAATACGGTGATCTGAAGACGCTTAACCACGAATGGGGGACGGTAGTCTGGAGTGGCGAATATACCGAATGGTCGCAAGTAACCACGCCCCTCGGTGGATCACCGTATCTCAATCCTTCGTACCTGCTGGACTATCGCCGCTTCTGTTCGGATTCGGTTGCAGATTTCAATCGTTTTCAGGCGCGTATTATCCGCACGAATTGTCCGGGCCACTTTATTACGCATAACCTGTGGGGCTATCCGGTCGTCAACGACTATTATGATCTGTTCGAGAGCATGGACTTTGCGTCGGTGGACTACTATCCCAGCACTGATCTCGTGAATGACGGCAAATCCCGGATCTACCACGGTGCCTTGACACATGACCTTACTCGCGGAATAAAACAGCAAAACTTCTGGGTGATGGAACAGTTGAGTGGCACTCCTGGTTGCTGGCATCCGATGTCGCGGATGCCGTTTCCGGGTATGGTCCGCGCGTATGCGTGGCAGAGCGTCTCCCGTGGCGCGGACGCTGTGGTGCAATTTCGTTGGAGGACAGCGAGAATCGGCGCCGAACAGTTCTGGCACGGCCTTCACGACCACCACGGCAAGCCGGGACGTCGATTTGATGAGTTCCTCCAGTTCAGCGAAGAAGTGCGTCGATTGTCCCCGATTCTCGACGGCACTGCTGTTGTAAATGATGTCGCCATGCTGTTTTCCCATGAACAGTTGAACGCACTGACGATTCAACCGCAATCGGACGGATTCGAGTACCTTGCCAACTTCAAACAGATCCACCGGGCATTTGTCCGCCTTGGTATCGGCACTGATGTCATTAACTGGACTTCCGACTTCAGCAAGTACCGCCTTGTGGTTGCGCCATTTCTGTTTCTCGAGAATCCACAGGTTGTAGACAGGCTAACTCGTTACGTTAGGGCGGGGGGGACGGTCATCCTGACGACGCGCTCAGGTGTGAAGAACATGAAAAACGTCTGCCTCGCGTCAGAATTGCCCGGCGCGCTTAGCAACGTGACCGGCGTGGTCGTGGAGGAATATGATCCCGTCGGCCATGACGTCCAGTCGCTCATGCTGAACGATGCAGTTGAGGTGACATGCTCGCAGTGGTGCGACGTTCTTGTTCCTACGTCGGCACAAACGGTCGCCGCTTACTCGACGGACTTTTTTGCCGGACGCGCGGCGATCACACGGAATTCGTTTGGTCAGGGCACGGCGTACTACGTCGGAACAATCCTTGACGACGCGGGGAATAGGGCGTTGATTCTCGGCATCGCGAGGGCCGTCGGGCTTGACGTAGTGGAGAACCTGCCAGCGGGCGTTGAGATATCCGTGCGATCGGGCGAGGGTAGACGCCTCATGTTCATACTTAATCTGACAAAGGAAGCAACTACGATTCACCTCCGTATGGACGGCGCCGACAGTGTGCTTACTGGCCAGCGCGTGGCGCCATCATTTGTTCTTGAACCGATGGGCGTTGAGATTTTGGAAGTTCATTAG
- a CDS encoding aldo/keto reductase — MRQTQLGQTGPHISAIGLGCMGMSGMYGPSDRTESIATIHAALEAGVTLLDTGDFYGSGHNEMLIAEALASAPPSRRDSAVLSVKFGAMRDPAGGWAANDGRPAATKNFLAYSLQRLGVDHIDIYRPARLDPSVPVEDTVGAIADMIKAGYVRHVGLSEVGVQTIRRAVSIHPVSDLQIEYSLISRDAEEDILPTCRELGIGVTAYGVLSRGLISGHWSKDNAAMGDFRGMNPRFQGENVDHNLILVEALRKVADTKGVTVAQIAIAWVAAQGSDIVPLVGARRRDRLAEALGAMHVTLSSDDLAAISRAVPKGTAAGDRYAAAQMAHLDSEKRNHG, encoded by the coding sequence ATGAGGCAAACGCAACTCGGCCAGACAGGGCCGCACATCTCCGCCATCGGCCTCGGCTGTATGGGAATGTCCGGAATGTATGGGCCATCAGACCGCACAGAATCCATCGCAACGATCCACGCTGCACTTGAGGCGGGCGTAACGCTGCTGGATACCGGGGACTTTTACGGTTCCGGCCACAACGAGATGCTGATTGCCGAAGCGCTGGCAAGCGCGCCGCCGTCGAGGCGGGATTCCGCGGTACTGAGCGTTAAATTCGGCGCGATGCGTGATCCGGCAGGCGGCTGGGCGGCTAATGATGGGCGCCCAGCCGCCACGAAGAATTTCCTTGCCTACTCCTTGCAGCGACTCGGTGTGGATCACATTGACATATACCGACCAGCCCGCCTTGACCCAAGCGTGCCCGTCGAAGACACGGTTGGCGCGATCGCTGACATGATCAAGGCGGGTTACGTGCGGCATGTCGGTCTGTCGGAAGTCGGCGTGCAGACCATCCGTCGCGCGGTATCGATTCATCCGGTGAGCGATCTCCAGATCGAATACTCGCTGATTTCGCGTGACGCTGAAGAGGATATCCTGCCAACGTGTCGGGAACTCGGCATTGGCGTGACAGCATACGGTGTGTTGTCACGTGGTCTCATCAGCGGACACTGGAGCAAGGATAATGCAGCCATGGGTGATTTCCGGGGAATGAACCCTCGCTTCCAGGGCGAGAACGTTGACCACAATCTCATTCTCGTCGAAGCTTTGCGCAAAGTCGCCGATACGAAAGGGGTCACCGTCGCGCAGATCGCCATTGCCTGGGTCGCTGCACAAGGCAGCGATATTGTGCCTTTGGTTGGAGCACGCCGGCGCGACCGTCTGGCGGAGGCACTGGGGGCAATGCATGTCACACTGAGCTCTGACGATCTGGCGGCGATTAGCAGGGCAGTGCCTAAGGGGACTGCAGCAGGCGATCGGTACGCAGCCGCGCAGATGGCGCATCTGGATAGCGAAAAGCGCAATCACGGGTAA